The window CCCCAACGGGTGCCGAGCGTACCTCCTGAAACCATGTGGTCGGTCGGCACGGTGGGGGACGCCTTCGAATTAGGCTCGCGGAAACCACTATTGGGCTCTACCAAAACGAGTGCGTCCGCGGGGGCTCCCGTTCGCGATGCGCTGCTGCGCGGGCCGCCGCCCAAGTGGTGGTGTCGCATCCGGTCGGTGGCCAGTCCTGCTGGCGAGTCCCCGTCAGCGGAATCGTGATCGCGCGGCACGGGCTGGGTGCCGACAGGGCTGGGAGTGATAGTCCGCGATTGCGGCCATGTCATCGCGTTGAACGCGGCAGCGATGGCGACGGCGGCCACCCGGCCCCCGCATCGCCGCAAGGAACGCATCCCACCGCGACCGGCAGCCAAAGCCGCTGCCAACCAACTACTGTGACTCCGTTACGACACCGGGCGTGCGAATGAATCCTCGACCGCGTCAAACGATTCCACTGTCATCGATCTGTCGGCTTTATACCGACTCCGCGACCACCACGCTGCCGCCGAAACCCTCCGCCGAGCCGCTACCGGCACCCGCGAACCACTACACTGACCGCTGCTCACAGGTGGGGAATCTCAGCGAGGACACCTGGGGACTTTCGATGAGCCCGAGCATCGTCGCCAGACATCAACGCAGCGCGACCATCGTGACCTCGAATCGCGATGCCGACGAATGGCTCTCGGTCATGATGGACGCGATGCTTGTCCAATCCTCCCGAGGTCGTCGTGGGACTGGCGCACGCTCACGCACCCGACCCGACGAAGGGCCCGAATTCAACGACAGAACATGCCCGGAACGACTCAGTGCAGAGATCGGTATCCTCGACCGCCGTGTCGGCATCACAGTATTTATTTCCTAGGTGTTACAGAGATGTTCACTCAGTGTCTCGCGACGTGTGCAGCAGACTGTCGGTCCGCTCACATCTCAGCTTCGTCAACCCCCTAGGCGCCTCGGCGGCATGCTGGTTGCTCAGACTTATCGCGGGCCGACGCCTTTGCCGGGAAATTTGCACCCTAGGCGATCACCGCGGTGAAATACCATGTCCGACAAAGAGAGTATGGCGACAGATAAATGTCGGCCGAACGCGGTATCCCACTACCATAGGGCTAAGTCATGCTGAGCCGAGTTCGTCTCTTCGCCCAGCAGCCCTTCGCCGGTCCTTGTTAACTTGATGTAACCAACTCGGCACTGGGAGTAGAGGCGTCGTATCTTGAGGATGCCTTTCACCGCAACGACAGGTCGCCACAAGGAACCCGCCGAGCCGACGAACTTCTCGTGCCAGAACGAAAGCTAGTCGTACGACGTGGGTTCGGGCGATCGTATGTCGCTCAGCCGTAACAGGGAAGCAAGGAGATTACGTGGCACTGCTCAAAAGGATCATAGGATTGGCTCCGCTTGCGATGACCGTTTGCGTATTTGGGGCTGCAACTGTGCACGCCGAGCCGATAGATATGGCGCCCAAGGTTTTTAGCAAAAACACCCGCGATGGCTGGCAATTGAACATCCGGATCGACCGCGAGAAAGTGAACTCAGTACCCAATCTCGCCGCAGCCGCAAACTCGAGGGAGGCGTTTGTCACGTTCGACGCAACGGCCACCGCGACCGGTGGATCAAGTCCGATCACAGACAGCCTCTTCATCGCCGGGTACCAGCTGGGCTGCCAAACCGACGTGTCGACTGGTCTGCAGATCGGTGGTACGGGGGGCATTGCACCGACGGTAGGCGTCGGCCTCCCCGACCCGTCGGTCAGTGCCGGTGTGAGCTCTGGTGTAGCGGGATTCGTCCAGACGGTTCTACAGCCAGGCGTGATCGTCGATCTTCCGTTGGCCAACATGGTCCTCAACGAGGGCGGCACGGGTATGCTTGACGTCGACAATCTGCACATCAAGGCTGACGCATGCGGAGGCGATGTTACCGTCCGTTCCTACGCTTACCTGCGCATCTCGACGGACGCCGCTCACAGCAATTTCGCCATTTACGGCGATCCGATCAAAATTTGAGGTGAGACCATGGTTTGCGCGAAGCGACGTATATTCGGCGCGGCGACTGGTTTTGCTGCGCTGTTCACCCTTGCCCCCCTACCCATGGCGGACGCCCAGCCAGCGCCGCCACCACCACCGCCTTTCTTTCCTGCTCCCACTTTCGGATTTCTGCCGGCAGTGCCAGGGAGTTACAGCGCTACCTACTACGTGATTCTGCCGCCGTCGCCGGCGATCACTGATTCGCGGGGTCTGAACGTCGCCAGCAACGCCGACCCTGCCTCGGCGGCCCACGGGCTACCTGGCAGCAAACTTGGCAACAGTCCTCACAAGACAAACCCTCTTACATCGTCGAATACGCGTTACGGGCTCTCCGCTCTAGGGGCACCTGTCCCCACGCATACCCCGGGTGTGAACTCCTCCGGTGTGGGCCACATTGCGGCACTGGAGGACCCGAGCGGTCAACCATCCGATGGTACTCCCGCAGTTGAGTCGGAAGCTCCTGACGTAACTCCTACGCCCGCACCGGTTTTGGAGGATCCAAGCGGCCAGCGACCAGAGGCGGCGGAATCGGGCGGCTAGGGCTAACCGTGTAAGGTTCGTTTGAGGGGTCGACCCTGGCAACGCGGCAGCAACGAGAACACCCACAGACTGCTGCGGGGACTACTTCCCCAAGGGTGTCAGGCTCAACAACCACTCACCGGCGGTCCTGCTGGTCATTGAACTCAACTATCGCCGCCCTATGGTCCACCGGGACCGTTGTCCGGCTGACTTGTTTGCCGCGCTGTTAACCTCGATGGCCGTCAACTCAGCGCGCGACCGCATGAGCTGGGCGCCGAAACCCAGAGCCGACTGGCTGCTTTCCGAGTGCACAGATTTTTCGATTCTGCGGTCGCAGACCCGGCTGAAAGCGGCTCAGGGCGACGCGATGCACGACGCCGAGGGGTACGGCATACCGTCACTCACGCAACGGTATGCCGTACCCTCGACCGCTTCATGTGTCATCGGCACGGTAGGAAGGGCACACAGTATTGATGTGGCAGAGGAGGCGAGAAAAATCCATGGCCTCCGCCATACCTTGGCCCGCCGTTGCCGTGTCCGCCGCCGTGTCCGCCGCCGTGTCCGCCGCCGTGTCCGCCGCCGTGTCCGCCGCCGTGAGGTCCGTTCAGACTGTAGTCAACGGCCGGGCCCGACACCGGTGCTGCCTGAGCAGAAGCGGGGACTACGCCGGCGGCCAGAGTTAGTCCGCCGGCGATGGCCAGGGCGCCGGTAAGCACCTGAATCGGTCGACGCAATTGGTTTGCTCGAATCATGGTCGGATTTCCTTCCAGAAGAATGTCTTCAAATCAGATTTGGCCTTCGATGAATGGTGGTCGGCACCTCCTCTTGTTGTCGGCATTTCCATCTCGACCGAAATGGTCGGAGCCCATTTGCGAATGCTTTGATTCCGATCGTCGTTCCCGAAAAACTTCAGCGCGGGCACTTTGCGAGTCGAGTCGTCCAAAAGGGCCGAGTCGCC is drawn from Mycolicibacterium gilvum and contains these coding sequences:
- a CDS encoding MspA family porin, whose amino-acid sequence is MTVCVFGAATVHAEPIDMAPKVFSKNTRDGWQLNIRIDREKVNSVPNLAAAANSREAFVTFDATATATGGSSPITDSLFIAGYQLGCQTDVSTGLQIGGTGGIAPTVGVGLPDPSVSAGVSSGVAGFVQTVLQPGVIVDLPLANMVLNEGGTGMLDVDNLHIKADACGGDVTVRSYAYLRISTDAAHSNFAIYGDPIKI